In Rhodamnia argentea isolate NSW1041297 chromosome 11, ASM2092103v1, whole genome shotgun sequence, one genomic interval encodes:
- the LOC115750517 gene encoding photosystem I reaction center subunit N, chloroplastic isoform X1, protein MATMNSSVLACKYAFSGTGSSELSSKLGSVAAPGVPGQKLPVIRAQQARVPESKAGDGRRAALACLAATVFATAASTSSANAGIIEEYLEKSKANKELNDQKRLATSGANFARAYTVEFGSCKFPENFTGCQDLAKQKKVPFLSEDLELECKGKDKFKCGSNVFWKW, encoded by the exons ATGGCAACCATGAACTCCAGTGTGCTGGCTTGCAAGTATGCCTTTTCAGGAACTGGGTCATCTGAACTCAGCTCAAAGCTTGGGTCAGTTGCAGCTCCTGGAGTGCCTGGTCAGAAGTTGCCTGTGATCAGGGCTCAACAAGCCAGAGTCCCCGAGTCGAAAGCCGGAGATGGAAGAAGAGCTGCGCTCGCCTGCTTGGCGGCCACCGTGTTCGCCACCGCCGCTTCCACCTCCTCTGCCAATGCGGGCATCATCGAGGAGTACCTCGAGAAGAGCAAGGCCAACAAG GAACTGAATGACCAGAAGAGATTGGCCACGAGCGGAGCGAACTTTGCGAGAGCGTACACGGTCGAGTTTGGCTCCTGCAAGTTCCCCGAGAACTTCACTGGCTGCCAGGATCTAGCCAAGCAAAAG AAAGTGCCCTTCCTTTCTGAAGATTTGGAGTTGGAATGCAAAGGGAAGGACAAGTTCAAGTGTGGCTCAAATGTCTTCTGGAAATGGTGA
- the LOC115750451 gene encoding uncharacterized protein LOC115750451, with protein MDQDRSELRSLGFLGVYGETSKIVLKWRKIFAQIVLALVLPLCAIYLAHSLVSQLLASKIFDHETTRNDTRYDDPRYGDLSRRLKREWVAFWLVRLGYFILAFVFSLLSTSAVASAVATIYAAAEQVTFKEVMRVVPRTWKRLAVTFIWSFVIFFVYNVVVVGLLIVWVVVVRRSSVGAALGIAVAVVLLILCVIGFVYITMIWQLASVISVLEDVYGRKAMVKSKRLIKGKMGVSVGCFLGVLLCSVLVLALFEGLVVLDLVDGIGIKIGVGLICLLLLLMVVLFDLVVQTVIYFVCKSYHHENIDKSSLSDHLEVYLGDYVPLKANSIQLDQLHV; from the exons ATGGACCAAGACCGGAGCGAGCTGCGATCCCTTGGGTTCCTCGGCGTCTACGGCGAGACCTCCAAGATCGTCCTCAAATGGAGGAAGATCTTCGCCCAGATCGTGCTCGCGCTCGTCCTCCCTCTCTGCGCCATCTACCTCGCCCACTCCTTGGTCTCGCAGCTCCTCGCTTCCAAGATCTTCGACCACGAGACCACCCGGAACGACACCAGGTACGACGACCCGAGGTACGGGGACCTGTCCCGCAGGCTCAAGAGGGAGTGGGTCGCTTTCTGGCTCGTCAGGCTCGGCTACTTCATCCTCGCCTTCGTCTTCTCTCTGCTCTCGACCTCGGCCGTAGCCTCAGCGGTGGCCACCATTTACGCCGCGGCCGAGCAGGTCACTTTCAAGGAGGTCATGCGCGTCGTGCCCAGAACGTGGAAGAGGCTCGCGGTCACTTTCATCTGGAGCTTCGTCATATTCTTCGTGTACAACGTTGTGGTCGTGGGGCTTCTGATCGTGTGGGTTGTCGTCGTGAGGCGATCTTCAGTAGGCGCGGCGCTCGGGATCGCTGTGGCGGTCGTCCTCTTGAT CTTGTGCGTCATTGGGTTTGTTTATATCACCATGATCTGGCAATTAGCGAGCGTGATCTCGGTTCTTGAAGACGTGTACGGGAGGAAGGCGATGGTGAAGAGCAAGAGGCTGATCAAGGGCAAGATGGGTGTGTCGGTTGGTTGTTTCCTTGGTGTCCTGCTGTGCTCTGTTCTGGTTCTGGCATTGTTCGAGGGCCTTGTCGTCTTGGACTTGGTCGATGGGATTGGAATCAAGATTGGGGTTGGACTGATCTGcttgttgctgctgctgatgGTGGTCCTTTTCGATCTGGTCGTTCAGACAGTGATCTACTTTGTCTGCAAGTCCTACCACCATGAGAACATCGACAAGTCCTCCTTGTCTGATCATCTCGAGGTCTATCTTGGAGACTATGTCCCTCTGAAGGCCAATTCCATCCAGCTTGATCAACTCCATGTCTGA
- the LOC115750449 gene encoding probable polygalacturonase encodes MEPDKPAFGLGSVAARVARPAWTPLLLLPLSFLAVLTIQIATRPVAPPVLPTPGPPRGVSGPGSCAGFFRGSPPGRKVVMSMRDFGGVGDGVRPETETFRRAVRHLRRFGDGGGSQLNVPRGTWLTGSFNLTSNFTLFLEEGALILGSQDPNDWPIIEPLPSYGRGRERLGGRHISLIHGNGLTDVVITGNNGTIDGQGKMWWELWWNRTLEHTRGHLVELVNSHNVLISNLTFRNSPFWTIHPVYCSNVVIKDMTILAPLNAPNTDGIDPDSCSKVCIEDCYIESGDDLVAVKSGWDQYGITTAHPSSDIIVRRVSGTTPTCSGVGIGSEMSGGISNVTIEDLRVWDSAAGVRIKTDIGRGGYIANISISNVMMERVKIPIRFSRGSNDHPDEGWDPKAVPRVKGVFISNVVSVNSTKGPVLDGMKVSPFEEICMKNISLFGLPPSAKWHCEFLSGFADEVSPVPCPELQHNSSTFSCP; translated from the exons ATGGAGCCCGACAAACCCGCCTTCGGGCTCGGATCCGTCGCCGCCCGCGTGGCCCGGCCCGCGTGGacgcctctcctcctcctccccctctcctTCCTCGCCGTCCTCACCATCCAGATCGCCACCAGGCCGGTCGCCCCGCCGGTACTCCCGACCCCCGGCCCGCCCCGAGGGGTGTCCGGGCCCGGGAGCTGCGCCGGGTTCTTCCGCGGGTCCCCGCCCGGGAGGAAGGTGGTGATGTCGATGCGGGACTTCGGAGGGGTCGGCGACGGCGTGAGGCCGGAGACCGAGACGTTCCGGAGGGCGGTGCGACACTTGCGGCGGTTCGGAGATGGAGGCGGGTCCCAGTTGAACGTGCCCAGGGGGACGTGGCTCACCGGGAGCTTCAATCTCACCAGCAATTTCACCCTCTTTCTCGAGGAGGGTGCTCTGATTCTGGGCTCTCAG GACCCAAACGATTGGCCCATCATAGAGCCTTTACCATCTtatggaagaggaagagagagattagGAGGGAGGCACATAAGCCTTATCCATGGGAATGGCCTCACTGATGTTGTCATCACAG GAAACAATGGGACAATAGATGGTCAGGGGAAGATGTGGTGGGAACTATGGTGGAACAGGACATTGGAGCACACACGAGGCCATTTGGTTGAACTAGTGAACTCACACAACGTTCTCATCTCCAATCTTACCTTCAGAAATTCACCCTTTTGGACGATTCATCCTGTTTACTGCAG TAACGTAGTTATAAAAGACATGACAATCTTGGCTCCCCTCAATGCCCCAAATACAGATGGTATTGATCCAG ACTCGTGCAGCAAAGTGTGCATCGAAGACTGTTACATTGAGAGCGGGGATGATCTTGTGGCGGTAAAGAGTGGATGGGATCAATATGGAATTACAACAGCGCATCCTAGTTCAGATATTATTGTTAGGAGAGTATCTGGAACCACTCCCACTTGCTCTGGTGTGGGGATTGGGAGTGAGATGTCGGGAGGGATTTCGAACGTAACTATAGAAGATCTGCGTGTCTGGGACTCTGCCGCTGGAGTCCGTATTAAGACAGATATCGGTCGCGGAGGTTATATAGCTAATATCAGTATAAGTAACGTGATGATGGAACGGGTCAAAATTCCCATAAGATTTAGCAGAGGTTCTAATGATCACCCAGATGAGGGATGGGACCCAAAAGCCGTTCCTAGAGTGAAGGGTGTATTCATAAGCAATGTGGTGAGCGTGAATTCTACGAAAGGCCCGGTCTTAGATGGTATGAAGGTTTCTCCGTTCGAAGAGATATGCATGAAAAATATCAGCTTATTTGGATTACCTCCGTCTGCAAAGTGGCACTGTGAGTTTCTTTCGGGTTTCGCCGATGAAGTCTCTCCAGTGCCATGTCCAGAGTTGCAGCACAATAGTTCGACGTTCTCCTGTCCATAA
- the LOC125312779 gene encoding uncharacterized protein LOC125312779 produces MEDHISRVLTKMDSEEEKLRYLGFLGIFKESFKIIFSWKKIFTQLTLAFILPLAVIFLIQIPVSENLEARMRFVRYRLYHYRDNERADEFLSSERIEYWLIKIAYLVFLLALSLLATSAVVYTVACNYTGKPITFKKVMSVVPKVWKRVAVTFVWSFLFHLAFSLCVLGTFVMWAILIGSSPFGLAIGVIILILFFVGFVYLSIVCQLASVVSVLEEENYGIKAMVKSKSLIEGKRRVTGFIFLLLILLNNGIVIVYRMFVWAFLFMLIVGAPCLFVLTFLFLFGLVIQTIIYFVCKSYHCESIDKPALANHLEAYFQPEPQKQDANDVQLEQVHVPTKDARLGQVYV; encoded by the exons ATGGAGGACCACATAAGCAGAGTGTTAACGAAGATGGATAGTGAGGAAGAGAAGCTTCGGTATCTCGGGTTCCTTGGCATCTTCAAGGAATCCTTCAAGATCATCTTCTCATGGAAGAAGATCTTCACTCAACTCACGCTTGCTTTTATCCTCCCTCTCGCTGTCATCTTCTTAATTCAGATCCCAGTTTCTGAGAACCTGGAAGCAAGAATGCGATTTGTACGATACAGGCTCTATCACTATCGGGACAATGAACGCGCGGACGAATTCCTGTCATCCGAGCGTATAGAATATTGGCTCATCAAA ATAGCATACCTGGTGTTCCTCCTGGCGCTTTCCCTTCTCGCTACTTCCGCGGTCGTGTACACTGTGGCCTGCAATTACACGGGAAAGCCCATCACCTTCAAAAAGGTCATGTCCGTGGTCCCAAAGGTGTGGAAGCGCGTCGCCGTCACATTCGTATGGAGTTTCTTGTTCCACTTGGCCTTCAGCCTATGCGTCCTGGGGACTTTCGTCATGTGGGCGATTCTGATCGGGAGCTCACCGTTCGGGCTAGCCATTGGGGTCATCATCTTGATCCTGTTCTTCGTTGGGTTCGTGTACCTGAGCATCGTCTGCCAGCTGGCGAGCGTGGTCTCCGTCCTGGAGGAGGAGAACTACGGGATCAAGGCAATGGTCAAGAGCAAGAGTCTGATTGAGGGCAAGCGACGGGTCACGGGTTTCATCTTCCTGCTGCTGATCTTGCTCAATAATGGTATCGTGATAGTGTACCGGATGTTTGTATGGGCCTTCTTATTCATGCTCATCGTCGGCGCCCCCTGCCTTTTCGTGCTGACCTTCCTGTTTCTGTTCGGCCTCGTGATCCAAACAATAATCTACTTTGTCTGCAAGTCATATCACTGTGAGAGCATCGACAAGCCGGCCTTGGCCAACCATCTAGAAGCTTACTTTCAGCCTGAGCCGCAGAAGCAGGACGCCAATGATGTCCAGCTAGAGCAAGTTCACGTCCCCACCAAGGACGCCCGGTTAGGTCAAGTTTATGTCTGA
- the LOC115750517 gene encoding photosystem I reaction center subunit N, chloroplastic isoform X2: MATMNSSVLACKYAFSGTGSSELSSKLGSVAAPGVPGQKLPVIRAQQARVPESKAGDGRRAALACLAATVFATAASTSSANAGIIEEYLEKSKANKELNDQKRLATSGANFARAYTVEFGSCKFPENFTGCQDLAKQKCPSFLKIWSWNAKGRTSSSVAQMSSGNGEKP; this comes from the exons ATGGCAACCATGAACTCCAGTGTGCTGGCTTGCAAGTATGCCTTTTCAGGAACTGGGTCATCTGAACTCAGCTCAAAGCTTGGGTCAGTTGCAGCTCCTGGAGTGCCTGGTCAGAAGTTGCCTGTGATCAGGGCTCAACAAGCCAGAGTCCCCGAGTCGAAAGCCGGAGATGGAAGAAGAGCTGCGCTCGCCTGCTTGGCGGCCACCGTGTTCGCCACCGCCGCTTCCACCTCCTCTGCCAATGCGGGCATCATCGAGGAGTACCTCGAGAAGAGCAAGGCCAACAAG GAACTGAATGACCAGAAGAGATTGGCCACGAGCGGAGCGAACTTTGCGAGAGCGTACACGGTCGAGTTTGGCTCCTGCAAGTTCCCCGAGAACTTCACTGGCTGCCAGGATCTAGCCAAGCAAAAG TGCCCTTCCTTTCTGAAGATTTGGAGTTGGAATGCAAAGGGAAGGACAAGTTCAAGTGTGGCTCAAATGTCTTCTGGAAATGGTGAAAAACCTTGA
- the LOC115750497 gene encoding uncharacterized protein LOC115750497 codes for MQLMDIVGSILDIPVQDPEEEDFSSADLTWTKFGTPEHHDDVALIPYSRVDAFIIGECSNVECPTRFHIERGRKRSKGSLKEYKDDEYLEYKMYWCSFGPENYGEGGGILPSRRYRLNTRNRAARPQSMRGCTCHFVVKRLYARPSFALLIYNDRRHVNKAGFVCHGPLDRDAIGPGAKNIPYICSEIQQQTMSMIYLGIPEENVLEKHIEGIQRYCGSDAKVNSLASQYVHKLGMIIRRSTHELDLDDQASIRMWVERNKKSIFFIQDTSETDAFILGIQTEWQLQQMIRFGHRSLIAADSTFGIKRLKYPLCTLLVLDSRQHALPVAWVITPSFSKPDVSKWMKALLDRARSVEPGWKVSGFLIDDAAAEIDPIRDIFSCPVLFSVWRIRRTWLRNVVKKCPNPEVQREIFKRLGQIVYSIRDGSENLTALEELVLDFADQTVFMEYFKASWVPKIEMWLSTMKALPLASQESSSAIEAYHMKLKTKLFDDSHLNALWRVDWLVHKLTTELHSSYWLDRYADESDSFQNVKEEYITSTSWHRALQIPDSAITFDEKDHLYAKAQSQKDSSVTHFVWNPGSEFAFCDCPWSMQGNLCKHVMKVNMICENRQGCQSSMSMQSFREILLNIWRMPLDDSLALDQSMAWTYQMLDQIQKLVELNSTNDISTVVKRLPIQWLSKKTRTSVCVPSATLGLPSSSKETRITVALKKNRKRKRLSRLR; via the exons ATGCAGCTGATGGATATTGTGGGATCAATACTTGATATCCCGGTGCAAGATCCGGAGGAGGAGGACTTCTCCTCTGCTGATTTGACTTGGACCAAGTTTGGCACTCCCGAGCACCATGATGATGTTGCTCTAATTCCTTATTCGAGAGTTGATGCCTTCATAATTGGTGAATGCTCCAATGTAGAGTGTCCGACAAGGTTTCACATAGAAAGGGGGAGAAAACGATCGAAAGGCAGCTTGAAGGAGTACAAGGATGATGAATATCTGGAGTATAAGAT GTATTGGTGCTCATTTGGTCCTGAAAATTATGGGGAAGGCGGTGGCATATTGCCCAGTCGAAGATATCGATTAAACACACGAAATCGTGCTGCCAGACCTCAATCCATGCGAGGCTGCACTTGCCATTTTGTAGTGAAGCGCCTCTATGCCCGTCCATCATTTGCACTTCTTATATATAATGATAGGCGTCACGTAAACAAGGCTGGCTTTGTCTGCCATGGACCACTAGACAGAGATGCTATTGGCCCTGGTGCCAAGAACATTCCATATATCTGTAGTGAGATTCAGCAGCAAACTATGTCCATGATATATCTTGGAATTCCTGAAGAGAATGTGCTGGAAAAGCATATTGAAGGGATTCAACGCTATTGTGGTTCAGATGCAAAGGTCAACAGCCTTGCTTCACAATATGTCCACAAACTTGGGATGATCATCAGAAGATCCACTCATGAGTTGGATCTAGATGATCAAGCCAGTATCCGGATGTGGGTTGAACGAAATAAGAAATCCATATTCTTCATTCAAGACACTTCAGAAACAGATGCTTTCATCCTGGGCATTCAAACAGAATGGCAGTTGCAACAAATGATTCGTTTTGGACACCGCAGCCTCATAGCAGCTGATTCAACCTTTGGTATAAAGAGATTGAAG TACCCGTTGTGCACGTTACTCGTCTTGGATTCTAGGCAGCATGCACTTCCTGTTGCTTGGGTAATTACTCCTAGCTTTTCGAAGCCAGATGTCTCCAAGTGGATGAAAGCACTTCTTGATCGAGCTAGAAGTGTTGAGCCTGGGTGGAAGGTTAGTGGTTTTCTGATTGATGATGCTGCTGCAGAAATTGATCCCATAAG GGATATATTTAGCTGTCCTGTTCTCTTTTCTGTTTGGCGAATTCGTAGAACATGGCTAAGGAATGTGGTGAAGAAGTGTCCTAATCCTGAAGTCCAACGTGAGATTTTCAAACGTTTGGGACAAATTGTTTACAGTATCCGGGATGGATCTGAAAATTTGACTGCTCTGGAAGAGTTAGTACTTGATTTTGCTGATCAAACTGTTTTCATGGAGTATTTCAAGGCATCTTGGGTACCCAAGATTG AGATGTGGCTTTCAACAATGAAAGCTCTTCCTCTTGCAAGCCAGGAATCATCGAGTGCCATAGAAGCCTACCATATGAAGCTAAAAACAAAACTGTTCGATGATTCACACCTTAATGCACTCTGGAGAGTAGACTGGCTTGTGCATAAATTAACTACTGAGCTTCATTCCAGTTATTGGCTTGACAGATATGCAGATGAAAGTGATTCCTTTCAAAATGTTAAAGAGGAATATATCACTTCTACGTCGTGGCACCGAGCTTTGCAAATTCCTGATTCTGCCATCACCTTTGACGAGAAAGATCACCTCTATGCCAAAGCGCAAAGCCAAAAAGACAGCAGTGTGACGCACTTCGTATGGAACCCAGGATCAGAATTTGCTTTTTGTGATTGTCCATGGTCGATGCAGGGAAACCTTTGCAAGCATGTCATGAAGGTCAACATGATATGTGAAAATCGTCAAGGTTGTCAATCCTCCATGTCTATGCAGTCATTCAGGGAGATATTGTTGAATATCTGGAGAATGCCTTTGGATGATTCACTAGCATTAGATCAGTCGATGGCTTGGACCTATCAGATGCTTGATCAGATACAGAAACTTGTTGAGTTGAATAGCACTAATGATATTAGCACTGTGGTGAAAAGACTGCCAATCCAATGGTTGTCCAAGAAAACCAGAACATCTGTTTGTGTACCATCAGCCACCTTAGGTTTGCCATCAAGTTCCAAGGAAACGAGAATTACTGTTGCTTTAAAAAAGAACCGTAAGAGGAAGAGATTGTCACGACTGAGATGA